One segment of Candidatus Peregrinibacteria bacterium DNA contains the following:
- a CDS encoding helix-turn-helix domain-containing protein, with product MKVLAQLGLAENESQVYLKLLQAGKAPASVIAYQLKLPRTTVQNILLRLEAEEVVKKSIDKNTSIYAPVHPEQLLLLVEMKKRKKSREFDMLASDLKKIVPEMLGMMKGNINIPNVRFYRGEEGVRKVLFDTLTSKTELKDFANIDAMFKYVKDINDEYVAEREKTDVTKRSLLLDTPFAREVYGHGYSSKSHKGYKWIDSNLYPFTIEMNIYDGKVSYLTYVENDLVGVIIENQYIYEMHNSMWNFVWDHS from the coding sequence ATGAAAGTGTTGGCACAACTCGGGCTCGCGGAGAATGAATCGCAGGTGTATCTGAAGCTCTTGCAGGCTGGTAAAGCGCCGGCTTCGGTGATCGCGTATCAGCTGAAATTGCCGCGCACTACGGTGCAGAATATTTTGCTCCGGCTGGAGGCCGAAGAGGTGGTGAAGAAATCCATCGATAAAAATACCTCCATCTATGCGCCCGTGCATCCCGAGCAACTGCTTCTCCTCGTGGAGATGAAGAAGCGTAAAAAGAGTCGCGAGTTCGACATGCTCGCAAGCGACCTCAAAAAAATTGTTCCCGAAATGCTCGGGATGATGAAGGGTAATATCAATATTCCGAATGTGCGGTTCTACAGGGGTGAGGAGGGTGTGCGCAAGGTGCTTTTTGATACGCTTACTTCGAAGACCGAGCTCAAGGATTTTGCGAATATAGACGCAATGTTTAAATATGTGAAGGATATCAATGACGAGTATGTGGCCGAGCGCGAGAAGACGGATGTCACCAAGCGAAGCTTGCTTCTGGATACGCCGTTCGCGCGCGAGGTATATGGCCACGGATATTCGTCGAAATCGCACAAGGGCTACAAGTGGATTGATTCGAATCTCTATCCATTCACTATCGAGATGAATATTTATGATGGGAAAGTGTCATACCTCACTTATGTCGAAAATGATCTCGTGGGTGTCATCATCGAGAATCAGTATATTTATGAAATGCACAACTCCATGTGGAATTTCGTGTGGGATCATTCGTGA
- a CDS encoding Fic family protein: protein MNTIQKIQTLRKRYYDASIEKDALIQLIAEAEVAEQVYNSNAIENSTLSLEETEKILLQIDLDRYISIREVFEAKNLARVVSYIEKKAKAQELNLEVILSLHKMLISNINDEIAGRFRNANEFVRVGSHIAPNPKEVVGRLEKMLAEYNALSHESIIKRIAKLHLAFEYTHPFVDGNGRIGRAINNYLLIREGFVPINIKFIDRQKYYDAFREFDAKEAASIMEDIVGKALTNSYHKRLAYLEDKKIITLGEYAKQNKLSHSNLINKANRQTIEAFLEKNIWKIGIK from the coding sequence ATGAACACTATTCAAAAAATACAGACTCTTCGCAAGAGGTACTACGATGCATCCATAGAAAAAGATGCGCTTATTCAACTGATAGCGGAAGCCGAAGTAGCCGAACAAGTCTATAATTCAAATGCGATTGAAAACAGCACACTCTCCCTCGAAGAAACGGAAAAGATACTCCTGCAAATTGACCTGGACAGATACATCTCCATAAGAGAAGTTTTTGAAGCGAAAAATCTTGCACGAGTTGTCTCATACATAGAAAAAAAAGCAAAGGCGCAAGAACTCAATCTTGAAGTCATTCTGTCACTGCACAAAATGCTGATTTCAAATATTAACGATGAAATTGCAGGAAGATTCAGAAATGCGAACGAATTTGTACGAGTGGGAAGTCATATAGCTCCAAATCCGAAAGAAGTCGTCGGTCGACTTGAAAAAATGCTTGCGGAATATAATGCCTTGAGCCATGAAAGTATCATCAAACGAATTGCAAAACTACATCTTGCTTTTGAGTACACACATCCGTTTGTAGACGGTAATGGACGCATCGGACGCGCCATCAATAACTATTTACTAATACGGGAAGGATTCGTTCCCATTAATATAAAATTTATCGATAGACAGAAATACTACGATGCATTCAGGGAATTTGATGCAAAAGAGGCTGCCTCCATCATGGAAGACATTGTGGGCAAAGCACTGACAAACAGCTATCACAAGAGATTAGCGTATTTGGAAGATAAAAAAATCATCACCCTCGGTGAATATGCGAAACAAAACAAGCTCTCTCATTCAAATCTCATCAACAAGGCGAACCGACAAACCATCGAAGCTTTTTTGGAAAAAAATATTTGGAAAATCGGAATAAAGTAG
- the rpsG gene encoding 30S ribosomal protein S7 gives MLTVKQYIPQNSNPMQEKFINYIMERGKKSIARRIFKDTLRIMAERGAKNPEKAFEMAIANVKPTLEVRPKRIAGAVYQIPIEVTPSRQQMLAFRWILNSAKAKKGKAMADRLAGELMEATEGLGNAMKKKEESHKMAAANKAFAHFARY, from the coding sequence ATGCTAACAGTAAAACAATACATTCCACAGAATTCAAATCCGATGCAGGAGAAATTTATCAACTACATCATGGAACGTGGTAAAAAAAGTATTGCACGAAGAATCTTCAAAGACACTCTTCGTATAATGGCTGAAAGAGGTGCAAAAAACCCTGAGAAAGCTTTTGAAATGGCAATTGCAAATGTTAAACCAACACTTGAAGTACGTCCTAAACGTATAGCTGGAGCGGTTTACCAGATACCTATAGAGGTAACTCCAAGTAGACAACAAATGCTTGCATTCAGATGGATTCTTAACTCTGCAAAAGCTAAAAAAGGAAAAGCAATGGCTGACCGCCTAGCTGGAGAATTAATGGAAGCGACAGAGGGTCTAGGTAACGCTATGAAGAAAAAAGAAGAATCTCACAAGATGGCCGCAGCCAACAAAGCATTCGCTCATTTCGCTCGATACTAA
- the rpsL gene encoding 30S ribosomal protein S12, producing the protein MPTINQLVRKGRKKKVRSNPARALSFRINTLKNNEIIGQPAPFKRGVCTKVTTMTPKKPNSALRKFARVRLTNGIEVNAYIPGEGHNLQEHSVVVIRGGRVKDLPGVKYHIVRGTLDTQGVDKRRQGRSRYGSKRPKVK; encoded by the coding sequence ATGCCAACTATTAATCAATTAGTTAGAAAAGGACGAAAAAAGAAAGTCCGGTCAAACCCGGCGCGTGCATTATCTTTTAGAATCAATACTCTTAAAAATAATGAGATTATTGGGCAACCGGCTCCTTTTAAACGTGGAGTATGTACTAAGGTGACAACTATGACACCAAAGAAACCTAACTCGGCGCTTCGTAAATTTGCCAGAGTTCGTCTAACTAATGGTATTGAAGTAAATGCATATATTCCTGGAGAAGGTCACAACCTACAAGAACATTCGGTCGTAGTAATACGTGGTGGTCGTGTAAAAGATCTTCCCGGTGTTAAATATCATATCGTACGTGGTACTCTCGATACACAGGGAGTTGATAAACGCCGACAAGGTCGTTCACGTTACGGTTCAAAGAGACCTAAAGTTAAGTAA
- the rpoC gene encoding DNA-directed RNA polymerase subunit beta', with product MNKKLNQDPGQFNAIAVAVASPEQILSWSHGEVKKPETINYRTQKPEKDGLFCEKIFGPTKNYECYCGKYKGVRYKGVICEKCGVEVTRSVVRRERMGHIRLAVPVTHIWFLRSTPSRIGLLLDLPIKAMEQVIYFAAYIVSQVDEKAKEEAISQVSEEFKAHKQRIQKEFKNAATLYEQEIKSGNKAAEKNLQELEQSNVAEIERLTEQVDSALSELKSIKETAIFSELEYRELSMKFGHVFKGGIGAEAIREVISKIDLEELIKRLEQELKKASGQKQKKIIKRIKLAGSLLQAGIKPEWMVSTVLPVIPPDLRPMVQLDGGRFAASDLNDLYRRVINRNNRLKRLMSIGAPEVICRNEKRMLQEAVDTLINNSARQGKTVFNSGDKRKLRSLSDMLKGKQGRFRQNLLGKRVDYSGRSVIVVGPKLRLNQCGIPKSMALELFRPFVIGRLIKDGYAHNIKSAEKFIQQNKREVWDILEEVTQNRYVLLNRAPTLHRLGIQAFQPVLIEGKAIQIHPLVCTAFNADFDGDQMAVHLPLSEKAQKEAQTIMSAGNNVLKPAAGEPIITPTQDMILGCYYLTQMMEGKTGEGKPVADLNDAIALYRLGAITLHSRVMARPRGEIIETTVGRLIFNSFVPEAVEYVNENITKKKMISLISDIYDKCGEEITARFCDEAKRIGFKFATKSGISIASSDMVVPAKKQEILDEANEIVRKINNQYWKGFITVDERYHNAIKIWNRTKADIAKEMIKGFDQENDIFYQIDSGARGNWGQITQLCGMKGLVANPAGKTIELPIKSNLKEGFSILEYFIATHGGRKGKSDTALKTAEAGYLTRRLVDAVQDVVIREIDCGSKAAHLITREESAAIGEEFGERIFGRVLAEEVKDTKGKAIVKKGIEIDKDTLKLIEASNVEEVHVRSVITCLTPGGICQKCYGRDLGKNATVRIGTAVGIIAAQSIGEPGTQLTMRTFHMGGIATEGQDITQGLTRVEELFEARPPKSPAILSEIDGIVKITSKAGKKEIAVTSKEPIEKKYLLADGFEASVKKGDKVKEKQAIARNVENKKNLRVGEDGIVSSVSDLEIIIKSDGVVTKTYKVPAGRNVKVRNNQDISAGTVLTTGHVNLRDLLGLQGIYAVQKYIITEVQSIYASQGQTINDKHIEIIARQMLSKVRVITPEALDLLPGQVIDVIEFDNANKGSKKPALAERLLLGLTRISLQTDSWLSAASFQETIRVLVEASTTKKIDKLSGLKENVIIGKLIPADAIFRKANGFEE from the coding sequence ATGAATAAGAAACTCAACCAAGATCCGGGACAATTCAATGCGATAGCAGTCGCAGTTGCATCTCCTGAGCAAATCTTAAGCTGGTCACACGGAGAAGTGAAAAAACCTGAGACCATAAACTACAGAACGCAAAAGCCTGAAAAAGATGGTCTATTCTGCGAAAAAATATTCGGGCCAACTAAGAACTACGAATGTTACTGTGGTAAATACAAAGGTGTACGTTATAAAGGTGTTATTTGTGAAAAATGTGGAGTTGAAGTAACTCGATCTGTCGTTCGTCGCGAAAGGATGGGACATATCAGACTTGCGGTTCCGGTTACTCACATTTGGTTCCTACGATCTACTCCAAGTCGTATAGGTCTTCTTCTGGATCTACCGATCAAAGCTATGGAGCAAGTAATCTACTTTGCTGCATACATCGTTTCACAAGTTGATGAAAAGGCAAAAGAAGAAGCTATATCTCAAGTAAGTGAAGAGTTCAAAGCTCACAAACAAAGAATTCAAAAAGAATTTAAAAATGCTGCCACTTTGTACGAACAAGAGATAAAATCAGGTAACAAAGCTGCGGAAAAAAACTTACAAGAACTGGAGCAGTCTAATGTAGCTGAAATAGAACGTCTTACTGAACAGGTTGATTCTGCATTATCTGAGTTAAAAAGCATCAAAGAGACGGCTATCTTCTCAGAACTTGAATACAGAGAACTATCTATGAAATTTGGACATGTATTCAAAGGAGGGATCGGAGCAGAAGCTATACGTGAAGTAATTTCAAAAATTGACCTTGAAGAATTAATCAAACGTCTGGAACAAGAACTTAAAAAAGCATCAGGGCAAAAGCAAAAGAAAATAATCAAACGTATCAAGCTTGCCGGATCTTTACTTCAAGCCGGTATCAAACCTGAGTGGATGGTATCGACAGTACTTCCGGTTATACCACCGGACCTACGTCCTATGGTACAGCTTGATGGAGGACGTTTTGCGGCTTCAGATTTGAACGACCTATATCGTCGTGTTATCAACCGTAACAATCGTCTTAAAAGACTGATGAGTATCGGTGCGCCGGAAGTTATATGTCGTAATGAAAAACGTATGCTTCAAGAAGCTGTTGATACTCTTATCAACAATTCAGCACGCCAAGGTAAAACAGTATTCAACTCGGGAGACAAACGTAAGCTTCGTTCACTATCAGATATGTTAAAAGGTAAACAAGGTCGTTTCCGTCAAAATCTTCTTGGTAAACGTGTGGATTATTCCGGACGTTCTGTAATCGTCGTTGGGCCAAAGCTCCGACTTAATCAATGTGGTATTCCCAAATCAATGGCACTTGAACTATTTAGACCATTTGTAATCGGAAGACTTATCAAAGATGGTTACGCTCACAACATCAAGAGTGCTGAAAAATTTATTCAACAAAACAAACGTGAGGTTTGGGATATATTAGAAGAAGTAACTCAAAATCGTTACGTACTTCTAAATCGTGCTCCAACTCTACACAGACTTGGTATTCAAGCATTCCAACCGGTATTGATCGAAGGTAAGGCGATTCAAATTCACCCTCTGGTATGTACGGCGTTCAATGCCGATTTCGATGGTGACCAGATGGCCGTTCATTTACCTCTATCGGAAAAAGCTCAAAAGGAAGCTCAAACTATCATGTCTGCTGGAAACAATGTACTGAAACCGGCAGCTGGAGAACCTATTATAACTCCAACTCAAGATATGATTCTTGGTTGCTACTACTTAACTCAAATGATGGAAGGTAAGACTGGTGAAGGTAAGCCTGTAGCTGATCTAAATGATGCTATAGCTCTATACCGTCTCGGTGCGATAACTCTACATTCAAGAGTAATGGCTCGTCCAAGAGGTGAAATAATTGAAACGACAGTTGGTCGATTGATTTTCAATTCATTTGTGCCGGAGGCCGTAGAATACGTAAATGAAAACATCACAAAAAAGAAGATGATCTCTTTGATCTCTGATATTTACGATAAATGTGGTGAGGAGATTACTGCAAGATTCTGTGATGAAGCAAAACGTATTGGATTTAAATTCGCTACAAAATCCGGAATCAGTATTGCAAGTTCAGACATGGTCGTGCCTGCAAAAAAACAAGAAATCTTAGATGAGGCAAATGAAATCGTAAGAAAGATCAACAACCAATACTGGAAAGGATTTATCACTGTAGATGAAAGATACCACAACGCAATTAAAATCTGGAATCGTACAAAGGCGGATATAGCAAAGGAAATGATCAAAGGTTTCGATCAAGAAAACGATATCTTCTACCAAATCGACTCTGGTGCGCGTGGTAACTGGGGACAAATTACTCAGCTCTGTGGTATGAAAGGTCTCGTTGCAAATCCTGCCGGAAAAACTATCGAACTTCCTATCAAATCAAATTTGAAAGAAGGATTCTCTATCTTGGAATACTTTATTGCAACACATGGAGGACGTAAAGGTAAGTCAGATACTGCGCTTAAAACTGCGGAAGCCGGTTACTTGACTCGTCGTCTGGTCGATGCGGTTCAAGATGTTGTTATCCGTGAAATCGACTGTGGATCAAAAGCAGCTCATCTAATAACTAGAGAGGAAAGTGCAGCAATTGGTGAGGAATTTGGAGAACGTATCTTCGGAAGAGTTCTTGCAGAGGAAGTAAAAGATACCAAAGGTAAAGCGATTGTGAAAAAAGGAATCGAAATAGATAAAGATACTTTGAAATTAATCGAGGCGAGCAATGTAGAGGAAGTACATGTAAGATCTGTTATTACATGTTTGACTCCGGGTGGTATTTGTCAAAAATGTTATGGTCGAGATCTTGGTAAAAATGCCACTGTAAGAATAGGAACTGCAGTCGGTATTATCGCCGCACAATCTATCGGTGAACCTGGTACTCAGCTTACTATGCGTACTTTCCATATGGGTGGTATCGCAACTGAAGGGCAAGATATTACACAAGGTCTAACTCGTGTAGAGGAATTATTTGAAGCTCGTCCACCAAAATCACCTGCAATTCTTTCTGAAATCGATGGTATCGTAAAAATAACTAGCAAAGCCGGTAAAAAAGAAATAGCCGTAACGTCAAAAGAACCAATCGAGAAAAAATACCTACTTGCAGATGGATTTGAAGCAAGTGTGAAAAAAGGAGATAAGGTAAAAGAAAAACAAGCTATTGCAAGAAACGTGGAGAATAAGAAAAATCTACGCGTTGGCGAGGATGGAATAGTATCATCTGTTTCTGACCTGGAAATAATTATCAAATCTGATGGAGTTGTAACAAAAACTTACAAAGTACCTGCAGGAAGAAATGTAAAAGTAAGAAACAATCAAGATATATCTGCCGGTACGGTTTTGACAACAGGTCACGTAAATTTGAGGGACCTCCTAGGATTGCAAGGTATATACGCTGTACAAAAATACATTATTACAGAAGTGCAAAGTATCTATGCTTCACAAGGACAAACGATCAATGATAAGCATATCGAAATTATTGCGAGACAAATGCTTTCGAAGGTACGTGTTATTACACCGGAAGCTCTAGACCTTCTACCTGGACAAGTAATAGACGTAATCGAATTTGATAACGCAAACAAAGGTAGTAAGAAACCGGCTCTGGCTGAGAGGTTATTACTTGGTCTTACAAGAATATCTCTACAAACAGATTCATGGCTTTCTGCAGCATCATTCCAGGAGACAATCCGTGTTCTGGTTGAAGCATCTACTACAAAGAAGATTGATAAACTTTCCGGACTTAAAGAGAATGTTATCATCGGTAAGCTTATACCTGCTGACGCAATTTTCAGAAAAGCGAACGGATTTGAAGAATAA
- a CDS encoding DNA-directed RNA polymerase subunit beta — MAKEKTVSPKTSSAKVVKPNAAPKKDGSKKGGTKKLHLPRLKNGRVCFSADPFDSHIPNLIEVQLNSYKDFLENGIRELLDEVTPITDFSGKKIELHFLDHEIGEAKYDPKVARRKNLSFEAPLKVHVQLINKESGEIKEQDVFLGSVPLMTDKGTFIVNGIERVVVSQIVRSTGVFFSLNPAAPQFGSAKIIPKRGVWLEVETDKKGIIYVKIDRKRKIPVTSLLRVFGYEKDKDILGLFKDELNINPEANYILNTLEKDSAKTVEEALKSIYKKLRPGDMATTENAKSLVESMFFDYKKYDMGNVARYKLNNRFGLDVKNVRKNHVFQVDDFILILKHLIAINNKQAGPDDIDHLANRRVRSVGELVQNKFRVGLLRTERIAKDRMTVMDLDTITPTQLVNSRPITAALREFFSSSQLSQFMDQTNPLSELAHKRRLSAMGPGGLSRERASFDVRDVHASHYGRICPIATPEGPNIGLVVHLATYAKVNQYGFIETPFRPVLRTVKNKAKDLVGRTIRETVKKGESVIIKSGTVIDEKLAEKIEKIKNLDEVKVDPYVGTKIEYFDAEKEKVLVIAQASSEINDMWEFTTNRVAARKDGEPGSMHIDDVTHIDISPKQIISVTTALIPFLEHDDNTRASMGSNMQRQAVPLLRPSAPVVGTGMEAAAAQSSAQVIIAEEDGTIVSADAEQIVVQYDNGERKTYDLFVYQRSNQGTSIHQRTRANRGDKVKKGDVLTDGPAIDHGELALGQNLFVAYMSWEGYNYEDAVIISENVLKRDLYSSVHIETFNVDVRDTKLGPENVTKDIPNVGEGRLKDLDEEGIVRIGAHVKEGDILVGKITPKGQTELTAEERLLRAIFGDKARDVKDTSLKLPGGEGGKVVDIQIFSREDGDELTTGVNKQIRVSVAQTRKISVGDKVAGRHGNKGVISIIVPEEDMPYLPDGTPVDVILNPLGVSSRMNIGQILETHLGWAAKELGFKIATPALDGISHEKVDELLKAANLPADGKIQLYNGKTGEPFHHRTTVGISYILKLSHLVEDKIHARSVGPYSLVTQQPLGGKAQHGGQRFGEMEVWALEAYGAAYTLQEMLTIKSDDVYGRAKAYESIVKGETIKRPRIPESFNVLVKELQSLGLNVDLMMQDDITSVDGMVDAEEILEVEEEIHVPISPDVQKEIAELGERDEAYTHDIDDTELGNMEEIEIEEEEPEEIRVDIEKADFEPTEEEMEALEADDVDDDFEDLPDVVEDDDLEVTVEVEEVEEVESDDDKS, encoded by the coding sequence ATGGCCAAAGAGAAAACTGTGAGCCCAAAAACAAGCTCAGCAAAAGTGGTAAAGCCGAATGCGGCACCAAAGAAAGACGGTTCAAAGAAAGGCGGTACAAAGAAACTTCACTTACCAAGGTTAAAAAATGGCAGAGTGTGTTTTTCTGCTGACCCGTTCGATTCACATATTCCAAATTTGATTGAGGTACAACTCAATTCATATAAGGATTTCCTAGAAAACGGAATTAGAGAACTTCTTGACGAAGTAACTCCAATTACAGATTTCTCCGGTAAAAAAATCGAACTGCATTTCCTGGATCACGAAATTGGTGAAGCAAAATACGATCCAAAAGTAGCAAGAAGAAAGAATTTATCATTCGAAGCACCATTGAAAGTACACGTTCAACTTATTAATAAAGAGAGTGGTGAAATTAAAGAGCAAGATGTATTCCTGGGATCTGTCCCACTTATGACTGACAAAGGTACATTCATTGTTAATGGAATTGAAAGAGTCGTTGTATCTCAGATAGTTAGATCAACCGGTGTTTTCTTCTCACTCAATCCGGCTGCACCTCAATTTGGAAGTGCGAAAATAATTCCAAAACGTGGAGTGTGGCTAGAAGTTGAAACTGACAAGAAAGGTATTATATATGTAAAGATAGATCGTAAAAGAAAGATTCCTGTAACATCTCTACTTCGAGTATTCGGATACGAAAAAGACAAAGATATCCTAGGTTTATTCAAAGATGAATTAAACATAAATCCGGAAGCTAATTATATTTTAAATACACTTGAGAAGGATTCTGCTAAAACAGTCGAAGAAGCTCTTAAAAGTATTTACAAAAAACTACGACCTGGAGACATGGCTACAACCGAAAATGCAAAATCATTGGTTGAATCTATGTTCTTTGATTACAAGAAATATGACATGGGTAACGTAGCAAGATACAAATTAAATAACAGATTCGGACTTGATGTTAAGAACGTAAGAAAAAATCACGTTTTCCAAGTAGATGATTTTATTTTAATTTTAAAACATCTTATAGCGATAAATAACAAACAAGCTGGGCCTGATGATATCGATCATTTGGCAAATCGTCGTGTTAGATCAGTTGGAGAACTTGTGCAAAACAAATTCAGAGTTGGTCTACTTCGTACGGAAAGAATTGCTAAAGACCGTATGACTGTAATGGACCTAGATACTATCACACCTACACAACTGGTTAATTCTCGTCCAATAACTGCGGCGCTTAGAGAATTTTTCTCAAGCTCTCAATTATCACAGTTCATGGATCAGACAAACCCACTATCAGAACTTGCTCATAAAAGAAGGCTTTCTGCTATGGGACCTGGTGGACTTTCGAGAGAGCGTGCGTCGTTTGACGTTCGTGATGTGCATGCTTCTCATTATGGGCGTATCTGTCCTATTGCAACTCCGGAAGGTCCAAATATCGGACTTGTGGTTCATTTGGCGACATATGCGAAAGTAAACCAATATGGATTTATTGAAACTCCATTTAGACCGGTACTTAGAACTGTCAAAAACAAAGCAAAAGATTTAGTAGGAAGAACTATAAGGGAGACTGTAAAGAAAGGGGAGTCTGTAATAATTAAATCAGGTACGGTAATAGATGAAAAACTTGCTGAGAAAATTGAAAAAATCAAAAATCTTGATGAGGTAAAAGTTGATCCATATGTTGGAACTAAAATTGAATATTTCGATGCGGAAAAAGAAAAAGTTTTAGTGATTGCGCAAGCAAGTTCAGAAATAAATGATATGTGGGAATTCACAACAAATCGTGTTGCGGCAAGAAAGGATGGAGAGCCGGGATCTATGCATATAGATGATGTTACACATATCGATATATCACCAAAACAAATTATATCTGTAACGACTGCACTTATTCCATTCCTCGAGCATGATGATAATACTCGTGCATCTATGGGATCGAACATGCAACGTCAAGCAGTACCTCTACTTAGACCAAGTGCTCCGGTAGTTGGAACAGGTATGGAGGCTGCGGCCGCACAAAGTTCAGCTCAAGTCATTATAGCTGAAGAAGATGGTACTATAGTTAGTGCGGATGCGGAACAAATAGTTGTACAATATGATAATGGTGAAAGAAAGACGTACGACTTATTTGTATACCAAAGATCAAATCAAGGTACTAGCATACACCAAAGGACAAGAGCTAACAGAGGTGATAAGGTCAAAAAAGGAGATGTCCTTACTGACGGTCCGGCTATCGATCATGGTGAGCTTGCCCTAGGACAAAATCTATTCGTAGCTTACATGTCTTGGGAAGGTTATAACTATGAAGATGCGGTTATTATTTCTGAGAATGTACTTAAAAGAGATCTTTATTCATCAGTTCATATAGAGACATTTAATGTTGATGTAAGAGATACAAAACTTGGGCCTGAGAATGTAACAAAAGATATTCCAAATGTTGGTGAAGGAAGATTAAAAGATCTTGATGAAGAAGGTATCGTACGTATAGGAGCTCATGTAAAGGAAGGTGATATATTGGTCGGTAAAATTACACCAAAAGGACAGACAGAATTAACGGCTGAAGAACGTCTACTCCGAGCAATCTTCGGAGACAAAGCTCGTGACGTAAAAGACACATCCCTTAAACTCCCGGGTGGAGAAGGTGGTAAAGTCGTTGATATCCAAATCTTCAGTCGTGAAGATGGTGACGAACTTACAACCGGTGTAAACAAACAAATCAGAGTATCAGTAGCTCAAACTCGTAAAATATCTGTTGGAGATAAAGTGGCTGGGCGACATGGTAACAAAGGTGTGATCTCAATCATAGTACCGGAAGAAGATATGCCATACTTACCGGATGGAACTCCGGTAGATGTGATTTTGAACCCACTCGGAGTAAGTTCACGTATGAATATCGGACAAATTCTTGAGACGCATTTAGGATGGGCTGCAAAAGAGCTTGGGTTCAAAATCGCTACCCCTGCCCTAGATGGTATTAGTCATGAGAAGGTGGATGAACTGCTCAAAGCGGCAAATTTACCGGCTGATGGGAAAATCCAACTTTACAATGGTAAAACCGGAGAACCTTTTCACCACAGAACTACAGTTGGTATCTCATATATATTAAAATTAAGTCACTTAGTGGAAGATAAAATTCACGCACGTTCTGTTGGTCCATACTCACTCGTTACTCAACAGCCACTTGGAGGTAAAGCTCAACATGGAGGGCAGAGGTTCGGAGAAATGGAGGTATGGGCGCTCGAAGCTTACGGTGCAGCTTACACTCTTCAAGAAATGCTAACTATCAAATCAGACGACGTATATGGAAGAGCCAAAGCATATGAATCAATCGTCAAAGGAGAAACTATCAAGAGACCTAGAATACCTGAATCATTTAATGTTCTTGTGAAAGAATTACAAAGTCTAGGGTTAAACGTAGATCTTATGATGCAAGATGATATCACTTCTGTTGATGGGATGGTAGATGCTGAAGAAATCCTTGAAGTAGAAGAGGAGATCCATGTACCAATTTCTCCGGATGTGCAAAAAGAAATAGCTGAGCTCGGAGAACGTGACGAAGCTTACACTCACGATATAGACGATACAGAATTAGGTAATATGGAAGAAATAGAAATAGAAGAAGAAGAGCCTGAAGAAATCCGTGTAGATATAGAAAAGGCTGACTTTGAACCAACGGAAGAGGAGATGGAAGCTCTTGAGGCGGATGATGTAGACGATGACTTTGAAGATTTGCCGGACGTTGTGGAAGATGATGACCTGGAAGTAACGGTTGAGGTGGAAGAGGTGGAAGAGGTGGAGTCAGATGATGATAAATCATAA
- a CDS encoding TIM barrel protein, which produces MKIVLSTDSLRGYGLNRVFEFAKEAGFDGVDLQVIEKDFDTKNAHYLKELINEFGVEIISVQVPESTGQKKILEYIELTKEIGAKILILQSPKVYEVKLTNWLKNEVPRIRKEERISIAMENAPSTTILGIFPEHAMNNLSELKKFKHACLDTGRTVDKKEDLITTLKKMMKYLVHIHISNVKKGHGGYPPHDGLLPMESFLTKLTEEGYKGSLSIKINPKHLQIGADDAVLKSLKDSIAFCKKYLAK; this is translated from the coding sequence ATGAAAATCGTCTTATCAACAGACAGCCTCCGAGGGTACGGACTAAACAGAGTCTTCGAATTTGCGAAAGAAGCTGGTTTTGACGGTGTAGATTTACAAGTTATAGAAAAGGATTTTGATACAAAAAATGCACATTACTTAAAAGAGCTAATCAATGAGTTTGGTGTAGAAATAATTTCAGTGCAAGTTCCTGAGAGTACCGGTCAGAAAAAAATACTTGAATACATAGAACTCACAAAAGAAATAGGTGCGAAGATACTTATACTTCAATCACCAAAAGTTTATGAAGTGAAACTAACAAACTGGCTAAAAAACGAAGTTCCAAGAATAAGGAAAGAAGAAAGAATATCTATCGCCATGGAGAATGCCCCATCGACTACAATACTTGGAATTTTCCCTGAACACGCGATGAACAATCTTTCAGAATTAAAAAAGTTCAAACATGCATGTCTCGATACAGGTAGAACTGTAGACAAAAAAGAAGACCTAATAACTACCCTCAAGAAAATGATGAAATATTTGGTGCATATACATATTTCAAATGTTAAAAAAGGTCATGGAGGATATCCACCACATGATGGACTCTTACCTATGGAAAGCTTCCTTACCAAACTAACGGAAGAAGGCTACAAAGGTTCACTATCTATAAAAATTAACCCGAAACATTTACAAATAGGAGCTGATGATGCGGTGCTCAAAAGTTTGAAAGATAGCATAGCATTCTGTAAAAAATATCTCGCAAAATAG